CCGCCCTGATCGCGGCTGCCGCCGCCGCTCGGCTGTCGGGGCACGCCCGGTCCACCGAGCCGTGGACCAAGCTGCCCTGAGCGGTTCCGACTGCGGCCGACCGCCGTACCATCGGCTCCGAAGGTCTACCGAGCCGTCCCCGCCCGCCCCGTTCCGACCACAGGAGAGCCCGCCATGGCCAAGTCGCCCGAGATCGGCCGGACCGCCCCCGACTTCACCCTGCCGTCCGTCCACCTCGTCGACGGCGAGGTCGTCCGCGGCGAGCGCACCCTCTCCGAGGAGCAGGGGCACCCGGTCGTCCTCGCCTTCTACCCCGGCGACGACACCGCCGTCTGCACCAAGCAGCTCTGCTCCTACTCCTCCGGCCTGGAGGCGTTCACCGACCTCGGCGCGACCGTCTGGGGGATCAGCACCCAGGACCTGGACAGCCACGAGAGCTTCGCCCGCAAGCACGGCCTGCGGATGCCGCTGCTCGCCGACACCGGGCGGGAGGCGGTCGCCGCCTACGGCATCGGCCTCGGCGGCCTGGTCCGGCGCTCGGTGTTCGTGATCGACGCCGAGGGCGTGCTGCGCTGGAAGCACGTGGCCGCCCTCGGGCTGACGTTCCGTGACGTCTCGACGCTGACGGAGCAGCTGGCGGCCCTGTCGAAGTGACCCGCCGGAGCTGACGCCGGCTCAGGACCGGCCGGGGAAGAGCAGCTCGACGATCCCGGCCACGCCGTCCTCGTCGTTGGCCGGGATCACCCGGTCGACGGCGGCGAGGACGGCGGGATGCGCGTTGGCCACGGCGTAGGAGGTCCCGGCCCAGTCGAGCATGGGCAGGTCGTTGGGCATGTCGCCGAAGGCCGCCACCTCGGCCGGGGTGATGCCCTGCCGCCAGGACAGCTCGGCCAGCGCGGCGGCCTTGTTCACCCCCAGGCAGCTGGCCTCGACCAGTCGCTCGCCGTTGGAGTGGTAGGCGGTCACCAGCCCGTCCAGTGCGGGCGCGGCGAGGGCGAGCAACTCGTCCGCCGAGAGCGTCGGATGGCGGCCGATGAGCTTGGGCGCGGGCCGGCCCAGCAGCTCGGCGTCGTCCAGCCGCTGCACGGTCACGTCGGCGTCCCAGGCCCCGGCCTGGTAGCGGTCGTCGCCGGCCAGCTCGTCGGCGTACTCGACGGCCAGGCCGATGCCCGGCGCGACCTCCCGCAGCCTGCGGGCCGCCTCGGCCAGCTCGCTCGGCCGGATCGGACGCTCGTCGACCACGCTGCCGCTGTGCAGGTCGTAGATCAGCGCGCCGTTGGAGCAGATGGCCAGGCCCCGGTGGCCGAAGGCGCTGACGATGTCGCCCATCAGCCGCGGCGGACGCCCGGTGACGAAGACCAGTCGGGCGCCGGCGCGTTCGACCCGGGCGAGCGCGGCGACGGTGCGCGCGGAGATCGAACCGTCGGAGCGCACGATGGTGCCGTCGAGGTCGGTGGCGACAAGGCGGGGGGCGGAAGGGCTCATGGAGATCCAGTAAAGATCATTAACTTGCTCGGGGCAAGGGTTCCGCCGGGCATCTCGCCCTTCGACACGGAAGTTCACGGGAAGGGGATCACTCGGCCTGGGGGCC
The Streptacidiphilus albus JL83 genome window above contains:
- a CDS encoding peroxiredoxin, whose amino-acid sequence is MAKSPEIGRTAPDFTLPSVHLVDGEVVRGERTLSEEQGHPVVLAFYPGDDTAVCTKQLCSYSSGLEAFTDLGATVWGISTQDLDSHESFARKHGLRMPLLADTGREAVAAYGIGLGGLVRRSVFVIDAEGVLRWKHVAALGLTFRDVSTLTEQLAALSK
- a CDS encoding HAD family hydrolase; this encodes MSPSAPRLVATDLDGTIVRSDGSISARTVAALARVERAGARLVFVTGRPPRLMGDIVSAFGHRGLAICSNGALIYDLHSGSVVDERPIRPSELAEAARRLREVAPGIGLAVEYADELAGDDRYQAGAWDADVTVQRLDDAELLGRPAPKLIGRHPTLSADELLALAAPALDGLVTAYHSNGERLVEASCLGVNKAAALAELSWRQGITPAEVAAFGDMPNDLPMLDWAGTSYAVANAHPAVLAAVDRVIPANDEDGVAGIVELLFPGRS